AGCACTCCAAAGCCCATAAAGAGTGAAGCCACCAGGGAGATTAGCAGTTCCTTGTAAATATCCCGAGTATACTTGGTAGAGGTTACTTCATAGCTAACATATAAATTAAAGATATAACCAGACAGAGAAGACTGTAGAAGGTCAACGCACAGTGAAAAACTGATACTAGTAAAATACCATGATGTTCTTCCTCAATAGTATTAACACCCTCTATATTACTTCCCTTCCTTTACTTCTCTTTTTAGCTTCTGTGCTTTTTACAGCAGCCTGACATCCACAACTTCAGGAGGGGAAGCTTTTCCCAACAAAAATAGTAGAAATCCTCAAATTTTAATTTCTGTGTAATAGAATGGGGTTCAGAAGCATAAAAGGAATGTAAAGATCCAGGGTAGCTCTAAAAGCAGGAAGTAACTGTTTCTCAGTACCAAATTATCAATAATACATCCGAAGCAACACTTGTAGACTATAAACAtgaacaaagtttaaaaaaattatctcaaaATTTCTAACTATGTGTAAGTAAGACCATTTTACAGAAGCTGCACAGAGAAGGGGCAGGTAGGTGATCACTcagtaatattttatattgtcaaaATTAAAACGGGAAAAAGCAGGGGAGAGGGTGAAATCCCATTGTGCAATTACACAAATGGCATAGCTTTTAGGCATGACTTGCCCTAAGTAAATAGATCTCCATAAACTCTGGCCAGCATCTCGTGTGCGTCACTGTAACTAATGTGAAGTTATGGTAAATGTGCCAGGCATTACTCCTGGCAAAAAAAGGAATTGTGCAATTGGTCACATGTCCCCTGCATGACCAACTGCTCGATATGCCAGCAGAAGCGCTTTAGGAATAGCACTTCCACCTCGATTATAGGTCAACTACTGCATGTGCATCCTTAAGTTGAGCATAATAGGATTTTCACCATCATGTTCTATATGGAGTTGTGCCACTCAGTGTGTTACAGATAATGCATaaaaagatttcttaacttacaacaaTTTGCATCTAAAAGTCAGCTGTTTGCTcgactgtgcaacaggattccagctattgTGGCACTTTGGTGACTAACAGATTTGCTTCAGAACAAGCAAGCGTCTATGGATAAAAACCCACATGCATCTGGGATTGCCCTCTTGTCACTCGATGGGGCTCCTTTTGGCAGAAAGAGGATACACGAAGAACCAGGCGGTGAAGAACATGCCGATGGCAAGCAACACCACCGTCAGGTGCGGAAAGACGGCCGGGTTCACTGGGCTGGTATATCTGCTCATCGTCTCAAGCTCCTGAAGTTGGGGAAGAAGAAGTGAAAAAGGGTCCACTGAacattcaaacttttttttaaagtctcagtCGCCGAATACCCAGTATGGTGCGGTGGGCAGAACGACACACGAGGGCTCAAGggacctggattcgaatcccccacttggccatggaaactcaggcgGGGGGGGGTGgtactggtaaagccactccttcacTATCTCACTGAAAACCCCATCTGGGTCTCTCTAAGTCGGTTCCGTCTTCAGGGcagagaacacccccccccccgattcagaGAGTGGCGAAGGGAGGACCAACATCTCCCCCCCTCCGTCCCCCCCAACCTGGCCAATAAAAGGCAATCCGGGTCCTCGAACTGCGAAAGTTCGCTTGCActagcctcccccaccccaccccacccaaaaggGAACTGGGTATCGGGACAAACGAGTGCAACGGCTAAACGGCACACGTCGCTCACCATGACGCCCTCCCTGGTCGCTTCTTGCGGCTTCAGCTGCTTCGGCTCTGGCTCATTCCCCGCCCTTCCCCCTCCTGACAGGTACCGGAAGGACACGTACTTCCCTCGGACGCACGTTCCGCTCTTGGGGCGCCGGAAGTCCGTCCGTCCCATTTCTCCCCTCCGACAGGGCGTTCTCTCAAACCctgctgggaaatgtagtccattCCAGCCGTCTTGGCGGCAAGCAGGCGGAAACCGTGAGGGTGAGCGAACTACACCTCCCAGGCAATATATATCCCCCGCGCCCGCGTTCCTCCTCCCTGAGCGCGGGATTTAGAAGGCGCCAACGGGAAGGTGGGAGGCCGTGGACGAGGGCTCGGGTGAGTTCGGTGGACGGAGGGAGAAGGTAAGCTGAGTCCTGCGGGGACCGGGGGAGGAGGTGGATTCAGGCCGAAGGCGGGAAGTTAGAGCTCGCAAGTCGCCGCTTCTTCAAGGCTGAGGCGCGAAAGGAAAGTAGCCCCGGTGGCGCCTCGGCCCTGAAGGTGCTGCTGAGGTGGGTTGGCAGCTTTTAAGAGCTCGAACAGTAGGGGTTAATGTCGGTCGTACCGGTTTATTAAAACTTTCAGCGTAGGGTCCTCATAAATTACAGACGTACGATAAAACAGGTGCTCAGTCTTGGCTAAGCGGAGGCCACGAAGTGTAGTTGTTTATGGCCGTTCCCGCCCCCCAGCTCTATACAGTACTGTGTCCTGAGGACGTGTTAAACTGCACAGAGGTGGTGGCTGCCATGCTGACCCGTTACATcccaaggacacacacacacacacacacacacacacacacacacacacacacacacacacacacacacacacacacacacacacacacacacacacacacacacacacacacacacacacacacacacacacacacacacacacacacacacacacaccagttacaTCCCAAGGAgggagacagacacacacacgcgcgcgctgGGGACGACTGACGAAGTATCACAGAAAATACTCCAAACACAGGTATCAAATACAGGTTTGCTCCGCGATATAATCCCCTCTGatatatatataggaaaaaaggagagctgGATCCTGGTGGCAGCTCTCAACGCACTTTTCTACCTCTGGCAGAAATTACTTTTCTATCCTACCTCTGATCAAATTTCATAGCACACCAAGGATCACTGGGTTGCTATTGCCCATTCACATTATTTCAAATTTACTATTTAAGACAACCACTTTGTACTGTCTCACAGTAGGAGTGGCCATTTTGTTCCCAAGATTTCCCCATGTTTAGTTTCTACCTAGGAACATACTTGCCTTGGAAATTAACTCCTTTCAATTGGGAGTATGATTCCTTCTGACTGGCTGTGCT
The Pogona vitticeps strain Pit_001003342236 chromosome 1, PviZW2.1, whole genome shotgun sequence genome window above contains:
- the TMEM258 gene encoding dolichyl-diphosphooligosaccharide--protein glycosyltransferase subunit TMEM258, coding for MGRTDFRRPKSGTCVRGKYVSFRYLSGGGRAGNEPEPKQLKPQEATREGVMELETMSRYTSPVNPAVFPHLTVVLLAIGMFFTAWFFVYEVTSTKYTRDIYKELLISLVASLFMGFGVLFLLLWVGIYV